A stretch of DNA from Candidatus Poribacteria bacterium:
CACGTACCAAAACTCCTACTTTTTCATCCTCGAAAACACGGGCGTTAAATTCAGCAAGGGCGTCCACGTCTTCGGGACCTGCAAACCGCAAGATTAGATTGTCGCCTAGGTCAATAGGCATTTGAGAGAGTATTGAATTTGTAGACATTTATGCTTTCGTATAATTTCCTTCCCATAGTTGCTGCATTTCTCCGCACGTTTCCAAGAGTGTATCCAACTTCCCTTGGGCTTCAATTCTTCCGGCTTTAAGGACAATAATGTGATCGGCACGCCTCAATGCGGCCCGTCGATGGGAAACGACGAGACATGTCGCATTTTTCCTCTCAAAGATTCGTTCCCACAGAGTACGCTCGGTCTCTACATCAAGGGCACTGGAGAGGTCATCAAACACCAGCAGTTCTGGTTCGCGAATGAACATTCGTGCCGCTGCCGTGCGTTGCGCTTGACCACCAGAGAGTCTGACTCCCCGGGGACCGATGACTGTGTTTAAGCCATATTCTAATTGGGTTAAATCCTGCTCCATGACTGCTGCGTGTATTGAGATATTAAGGTCAACTTTGTCTTTTGGGAGTCCCATCAGGATATTGTCTTCAAGCGTATCACTAAACAGTCGTGGCACTTGAGGCGTGTAAGCGCATCTTGGTGGTATGAAGAACGACGCGGGGTTGTCAATGATTATCCCGTTCCAGCGAATTTCACCGTTATCAGCGGGCACCAAACCGATTAATGCTTCTAGCAGCGTCGTCTTACCAGCACCAATTCGTCCGGTGATGACTACAAAATCCCCGCTTTCCAACCTGAAGTTGACCCCTTCAATGCCACGTCCTGTGTCAGGCTGGCGGTAGCTCAACCCCTCTGCTTGAAGAACTTGAAGACGATGCTCGTCGGTTTTAATGATATAAGGCACATCGGGAAAGGCACCACGAAGATATACTGGTCTACGATCGACCAAACACTCGCGAGGTGCATCTGGGATGAGTTCAAGGAATCGTAAAAGAGACACGCTAGCTTGCTTTATGCCCGCTAGCAGTTGACCGATCCATCGAGCACAGCCGGACACCGAAACCTCACCTGAGGCGATATAACTGACAAAGAGCACGAAATCACCAACGGTAAAGGTTCCAGCTTTCATGGACTGTCCTGCTAAAATGAGAATGATACCGGTCGCCAGATTGATTGTTGTCGCATTCATCGAGTTCAACAATTGGTTGAAAAGGTTATCCTTGAGAACTGCCGTCCGTCGTGCTTCGCTGAATGTGTCGAAGTGAGCTACGGTAGGAACTTCAGTGGCGGCAACTTTTATTGTCTGTACCGCTCCTAGCAGCTCACCGAGAAAGCCTGTGACGTTGCCCGTCGTTTCACGATTCGCCCGACGATAGGTCTCAATACGCCTTCCCATCCAGTTGGTGATTAGGATAATAACTATCATTGGCAGAAAAGCAAACAAGGTAATGAACACATTGATACGCAACAGTACGTATAGCGCGATGAGAGCGGAGATGGCGTGTCCACTTAGCTCAATGATGGTCGCCAGCGGTGCAACAATTCCGTCGGCGTCATCATCGAAACGGTTTATCATTTCACCCGAACTTTGTGCAGTACGGACACCCGAACTTTTGAGGATATTTTGCAATAGGTTCACCTGTAGAAAGACTTTCAGTTTGTTCTCAAAATATGCGTAGATAGCGGCGTACCCCTGATCAGATATCAAGCTGACCAATTGGGTGGCAAAGAAGAAAATAACCAATGTCCGCAC
This window harbors:
- a CDS encoding ABC transporter ATP-binding protein gives rise to the protein MKTRHYLWRLLCYSPWLYVGSLVLSLACYSLPLVVGLIMREFFNALTEEASVSFDVRTLVIFFFATQLVSLISDQGYAAIYAYFENKLKVFLQVNLLQNILKSSGVRTAQSSGEMINRFDDDADGIVAPLATIIELSGHAISALIALYVLLRINVFITLFAFLPMIVIILITNWMGRRIETYRRANRETTGNVTGFLGELLGAVQTIKVAATEVPTVAHFDTFSEARRTAVLKDNLFNQLLNSMNATTINLATGIILILAGQSMKAGTFTVGDFVLFVSYIASGEVSVSGCARWIGQLLAGIKQASVSLLRFLELIPDAPRECLVDRRPVYLRGAFPDVPYIIKTDEHRLQVLQAEGLSYRQPDTGRGIEGVNFRLESGDFVVITGRIGAGKTTLLEALIGLVPADNGEIRWNGIIIDNPASFFIPPRCAYTPQVPRLFSDTLEDNILMGLPKDKVDLNISIHAAVMEQDLTQLEYGLNTVIGPRGVRLSGGQAQRTAAARMFIREPELLVFDDLSSALDVETERTLWERIFERKNATCLVVSHRRAALRRADHIIVLKAGRIEAQGKLDTLLETCGEMQQLWEGNYTKA